One Halomonas sp. M4R1S46 genomic window carries:
- a CDS encoding ribonucleoside-diphosphate reductase subunit alpha: MDTTATPDRPSVSVTAPQTLRVIKRTGDVVPFDAGKIAVALSKAFIAVEGDNAATSSRVRDFVQRASEGIAQAFQRRMSDGGTVHIEDIQDQVELALMRAGEQKVARAYVLYREEHARARAEAGGDIEKPHPTLNVTAVDGSTRPLDLGRVETLVFDACEGLANVEPGKIVDDSLKNLYDGVTVDGVSQALMMTARTLVEKDPNYTYVTARLLQDNLRREALSFLGIADEATYQEMADYYKPAFQAYIEKGIEFEQLDPRLAEFDLERLGDALDHTRDAQFTYLGLQTLYDRYFIHRDEVRYELPQVMFMRVAMGLALNEDDREARAIEFYELLSSFDYMASTPTLFNSGTVRSQLSSCYLTTVPDDLDSIYSAIRDNALLSKWAGGLGNDWTPVRALGSYIKGTNGKSQGVVPFLKVVNDTAVAVNQGGKRKGAVCAYLESWHLDIEEFLELRKNTGDDRRRTHDMNTANWVPDLFMKRVFDDQDWTLFSPATCPDLHDLYGAAFEKRYQEYEEMTRSGQLKLFKRVKAKDLWRKMLSMLFETGHPWITFKDPCNLRSPQQHAGVVHSSNLCTEITLNTSPDEIAVCNLGSVNLAQHVTDGEFDGDKLRKTVRTAVRMLDNVIDINYYAVPQAERSNFKHRPVGLGIMGFQDALYAQDIAYASEGAVSFADRSMELVSYHAIEASADLAAERGRYQSFEGSLWDQGVLPIDSIEKLKQERGEKYIEVDTSATQDWERIREKIAAQGMRNSNVMAIAPTATISNICGVSQSIEPTYQNLFVKSNLSGEFTVVNAYMVNDLKDRGLWDEVMINDLKYYDGSVQPIDRIPADLKAKYATAFEMEPKWLVEAAARRQKWIDQAQSLNLYIKGVSGKKLDVTYRMAWFRGLKTTYYLRALGATSVEKSTVDRGNLNAVSNASPGAGPAPSAAPEPKPEPSAHGEPKGIDDFLQGKGGSGSRAPSAGDMDELGCEACQ, translated from the coding sequence ATGGATACCACCGCTACTCCGGACCGTCCGTCCGTCTCCGTTACCGCACCGCAGACCCTGCGTGTCATCAAGCGCACCGGCGATGTGGTGCCCTTCGATGCCGGCAAGATCGCCGTTGCCCTGAGCAAGGCCTTCATCGCCGTGGAGGGCGACAACGCCGCCACCTCGTCGCGCGTGCGCGACTTCGTGCAGCGCGCCTCCGAGGGCATCGCCCAGGCCTTCCAGCGTCGCATGTCCGACGGGGGCACCGTCCACATCGAGGACATCCAGGACCAGGTCGAACTGGCGCTGATGCGCGCCGGCGAGCAGAAGGTGGCCCGCGCCTACGTGCTCTACCGCGAGGAGCACGCCCGCGCCCGCGCCGAGGCCGGCGGCGACATCGAGAAGCCGCACCCGACCCTCAACGTCACCGCCGTCGACGGCAGCACCCGCCCGCTGGACCTGGGCCGGGTCGAGACCCTGGTCTTCGACGCCTGCGAGGGCCTGGCCAACGTCGAGCCGGGCAAGATCGTCGACGACTCCCTGAAGAACCTCTACGACGGCGTGACGGTGGACGGCGTCTCCCAGGCGCTGATGATGACCGCGCGCACCCTGGTGGAGAAGGACCCCAACTACACCTACGTCACCGCCCGTCTGCTGCAGGACAACCTGCGCCGCGAGGCGCTGTCGTTCCTGGGCATCGCCGACGAGGCGACCTACCAGGAGATGGCCGACTACTACAAGCCGGCCTTCCAGGCCTACATCGAGAAGGGCATCGAGTTCGAGCAGCTCGACCCGCGACTGGCCGAGTTCGACCTCGAGCGCCTGGGCGATGCCCTGGATCACACCCGCGACGCCCAGTTCACCTACCTGGGCCTGCAGACCCTCTACGACCGTTACTTCATCCACCGCGACGAGGTGCGCTACGAGCTGCCCCAGGTGATGTTCATGCGCGTCGCCATGGGCCTGGCGCTCAACGAGGACGACCGCGAGGCGCGGGCCATCGAGTTCTACGAGCTGCTCTCCAGCTTCGACTACATGGCCTCCACCCCGACCCTGTTCAACTCGGGCACGGTGCGCAGCCAGCTCTCCTCCTGCTACCTCACCACCGTCCCGGATGACCTGGACAGCATCTACAGCGCCATCCGCGACAACGCCCTGCTCTCCAAGTGGGCCGGCGGCCTGGGCAACGACTGGACGCCGGTGCGTGCGCTGGGCTCCTACATCAAGGGCACCAACGGCAAGTCCCAGGGCGTGGTCCCCTTCCTCAAGGTGGTCAACGACACCGCCGTGGCGGTCAACCAGGGCGGCAAGCGCAAGGGCGCCGTCTGCGCCTATCTGGAAAGCTGGCACCTCGACATCGAGGAGTTCCTCGAGCTGCGCAAGAACACCGGTGACGACCGTCGCCGCACCCACGACATGAACACCGCCAACTGGGTGCCGGACCTGTTCATGAAGCGGGTCTTCGACGACCAGGACTGGACCCTGTTCTCGCCGGCCACCTGCCCGGACCTCCACGACCTGTACGGCGCCGCCTTCGAGAAGCGCTATCAGGAATACGAGGAGATGACCCGAAGCGGCCAGCTCAAGCTGTTCAAGCGCGTCAAGGCCAAGGACCTGTGGCGCAAGATGCTGTCGATGCTGTTCGAGACCGGCCACCCCTGGATCACCTTCAAGGATCCGTGCAACCTGCGCAGCCCGCAGCAGCACGCCGGCGTGGTCCACAGCTCCAACCTGTGCACCGAGATCACCCTGAACACTTCGCCCGACGAGATCGCGGTGTGCAACCTGGGGTCCGTCAACCTGGCCCAGCACGTCACCGACGGTGAGTTCGACGGCGACAAGCTCAGGAAGACCGTGCGTACCGCCGTGCGCATGCTCGACAACGTCATCGACATCAACTATTACGCGGTGCCCCAGGCGGAGCGCTCCAACTTCAAGCATCGCCCGGTGGGGCTGGGCATCATGGGCTTCCAGGACGCCCTCTACGCCCAGGATATCGCCTACGCCTCCGAGGGAGCCGTGAGCTTCGCCGACCGCTCCATGGAGCTGGTCAGCTACCACGCCATCGAGGCTTCCGCGGACCTCGCCGCCGAGCGCGGTCGCTACCAGAGCTTCGAGGGCTCGCTGTGGGACCAGGGCGTGCTGCCCATCGATTCCATCGAGAAGCTGAAGCAGGAGCGCGGCGAGAAGTACATCGAGGTCGACACCTCCGCGACCCAGGACTGGGAGCGCATCCGCGAGAAGATCGCCGCCCAGGGCATGCGCAACTCCAACGTCATGGCCATCGCCCCGACGGCGACCATCTCCAACATCTGCGGCGTCTCGCAGTCGATCGAGCCGACCTACCAGAACCTGTTCGTCAAGTCGAACCTGTCGGGCGAGTTCACCGTGGTCAATGCCTACATGGTCAACGACCTCAAGGACCGCGGCCTGTGGGACGAGGTCATGATCAACGACCTCAAGTACTACGACGGCAGCGTCCAGCCCATCGACCGTATCCCGGCCGACCTCAAGGCCAAGTACGCCACCGCCTTCGAGATGGAGCCCAAGTGGCTGGTGGAGGCCGCGGCTCGTCGCCAGAAATGGATCGACCAGGCGCAGTCGCTGAACCTCTACATCAAGGGCGTCTCCGGCAAGAAGCTGGACGTGACCTATCGCATGGCCTGGTTCCGCGGCCTCAAGACCACCTACTACCTGCGCGCCCTGGGCGCCACCTCGGTGGAGAAATCCACCGTGGACCGCGGCAACCTCAACGCCGTCAGCAACGCCTCGCCCGGCGCGGGCCCGGCCCCCTCCGCCGCCCCGGAGCCGAAGCCGGAGCCCTCAGCGCATGGAGAGCCCAAGGGCATCGACGACTTCCTGCAGGGCAAGGGCGGCAGCGGCTCCCGGGCGCCCTCGGCGGGCGACATGGACGAGCTGGGCTGCGAGGCCTGCCAGTAA
- a CDS encoding GGDEF domain-containing protein, whose translation MKGNDPLPPLSWDSRRIQLQGFMTGLHQLEWLLVTLIVLYLAIIGAPDENSHWLLVTTVLYFGFSLIASRLQFFGNRHRWLLALHTWVMIGFITWFLHSTQGVSGPLTSLYLLAVVTSALTLGVLATMLEVMVIGACVLLLFELGDQSLMAPSNLSLVSINLIAFLIVGYLTSALVDGIQVSNRMLLEMASRDPLTGLFNRRAFNDLVQPIHAMAKRSRRPYSIVVIDMDGLKDINDTQGHGAGDHIITALAQQLTDHTRSSDLLARYGGDEFVIMLPDTDARGAVRMLHRLITDPDEQASPISIGVASYPEHGDSFESLFAHADQAMYASKASGGNRIHVHGTPQAA comes from the coding sequence ATGAAGGGCAATGACCCCCTCCCCCCGCTCTCCTGGGACTCTCGGCGCATCCAGCTTCAGGGCTTCATGACGGGGCTGCACCAGCTCGAGTGGTTGCTCGTCACTCTGATCGTCCTCTACCTGGCGATCATTGGCGCCCCGGATGAGAATAGCCATTGGCTGCTGGTCACCACGGTGCTCTATTTCGGCTTTAGCCTGATCGCCAGCCGGCTGCAGTTCTTTGGCAACCGGCACCGTTGGCTGTTGGCCCTCCATACCTGGGTCATGATTGGCTTCATCACCTGGTTTCTCCACAGCACCCAGGGGGTCTCCGGGCCCCTCACGAGCCTCTACCTGCTGGCTGTGGTGACCAGTGCCCTGACGCTAGGGGTGTTGGCCACCATGCTGGAGGTCATGGTGATCGGTGCCTGCGTGTTGCTGCTGTTCGAGCTTGGCGACCAGAGCCTCATGGCGCCGTCAAACCTGTCCCTCGTCAGCATCAACCTTATCGCCTTCCTCATCGTCGGTTACCTGACATCGGCGCTGGTCGACGGGATCCAGGTGTCCAATCGCATGCTGCTCGAGATGGCCAGCCGGGATCCCCTGACCGGCCTGTTCAACCGACGCGCCTTCAACGACCTGGTGCAGCCGATTCACGCGATGGCCAAGCGGTCACGACGCCCCTACAGCATCGTGGTCATCGACATGGATGGCCTCAAGGACATCAACGATACACAGGGCCACGGGGCAGGAGACCACATCATCACGGCCCTGGCCCAACAGCTCACGGACCACACGCGCAGCAGCGATCTGCTGGCTCGCTATGGTGGCGACGAGTTTGTCATCATGCTGCCGGACACCGATGCCAGGGGCGCGGTGAGGATGTTACATCGCCTGATCACTGATCCGGACGAACAGGCATCACCGATCAGTATCGGGGTGGCTTCCTACCCCGAACATGGCGACAGTTTCGAAAGCCTCTTCGCTCACGCCGATCAAGCGATGTACGCCAGCAAGGCGTCCGGGGGCAACCGCATACACGTCCACGGTACGCCACAGGCGGCGTGA
- a CDS encoding ribonucleotide-diphosphate reductase subunit beta, with product MIDWNEFHEDDTAVADQPAEAPQPAPQPAAPKAEAPAAEVRDSAGAYQVADQDRVARAKQSLEELDVAAGLEELEVGAARIDVDDKRMINARADLNQLVPFKYEWAWQKYLDGSANHWMPQEVNMNADIALWKSADGLTGDERRIVERSLGYFSTADSLVANNLVLAVYRLITNPECRQYLLRQAFEEAIHTHAYQYCVESLGMDEGEVFNMYREVPSVSAKSAWSLKHTQSLARPDFHTGTPETDQELLRNLIAFYCVTEGIFFYCGFSQILSMGRRNKMTGVAEQFQYILRDESMHLNFGVDMINQIKIENPHLWTPEFQDEVTQMILEGTELEIAYARDTMPRGVLGMNAAIMEEYLHFICNRRLAQIGLKEQFPGAENPFPWMSEIIDLRKEKNFFETRVTEYQVGGALSWD from the coding sequence ATGATCGATTGGAACGAGTTCCACGAAGACGATACCGCGGTCGCCGACCAGCCGGCCGAGGCCCCCCAGCCGGCACCGCAGCCCGCCGCGCCCAAGGCCGAGGCGCCCGCCGCCGAGGTCCGCGACAGCGCCGGCGCCTACCAGGTCGCCGACCAGGACCGCGTGGCCCGCGCCAAGCAGTCCCTCGAGGAGCTCGACGTGGCCGCCGGCCTCGAAGAGCTGGAAGTGGGGGCGGCGCGCATCGACGTCGACGACAAGCGCATGATCAACGCCCGCGCCGACCTCAACCAGCTGGTGCCCTTCAAGTACGAGTGGGCCTGGCAGAAGTACCTGGACGGCAGCGCCAACCACTGGATGCCCCAGGAAGTGAACATGAACGCCGACATCGCGCTGTGGAAGAGCGCGGACGGCCTCACCGGAGACGAGCGCCGCATCGTCGAGCGCAGCCTGGGCTACTTCTCCACCGCCGACTCGCTGGTGGCCAACAACCTGGTGCTGGCAGTCTACCGCTTGATCACCAACCCCGAGTGCCGCCAGTACCTGCTGCGCCAGGCCTTCGAGGAGGCGATCCACACCCACGCCTACCAGTACTGCGTGGAATCGCTGGGCATGGACGAGGGCGAGGTCTTCAACATGTACCGCGAGGTGCCCTCGGTGTCGGCCAAGTCCGCCTGGAGCCTCAAGCACACCCAGTCGCTGGCGCGCCCGGACTTCCACACCGGCACCCCGGAGACCGACCAGGAGCTGCTGCGCAACCTGATCGCCTTCTACTGCGTCACCGAAGGCATCTTCTTCTACTGCGGCTTCAGCCAGATCCTGTCCATGGGCCGGCGCAACAAGATGACCGGCGTCGCCGAGCAGTTCCAGTACATCCTGCGCGACGAGTCGATGCACCTGAACTTCGGCGTCGACATGATCAACCAGATCAAGATCGAGAACCCGCACCTGTGGACGCCGGAATTCCAGGACGAGGTCACCCAGATGATCCTCGAGGGTACCGAGCTCGAGATCGCCTACGCCCGGGACACCATGCCCCGTGGCGTGCTGGGCATGAACGCGGCGATCATGGAGGAGTACCTGCACTTCATCTGCAACCGCCGCCTGGCGCAGATCGGCCTCAAGGAGCAGTTCCCGGGCGCCGAGAACCCCTTCCCGTGGATGAGCGAGATCATCGACCTGCGCAAGGAGAAGAACTTCTTCGAGACCCGCGTCACCGAGTACCAGGTGGGTGGCGCACTGAGCTGGGATTGA
- a CDS encoding ATP-binding protein, producing the protein MPSRLLPRALADSTFLRVYVLMALALVMIFALALLAITVVDKVRRQHYQEQLADAPMTLFTAQLSALPSEERGAWLVRLGERLEISMTLHDLGDVPVGYFAGARLEAGHTLAHQTEAQGWLLQRKLPGEPRLLRVELASLTEHQLVELAELLGDWLLATEPAQRRDKLAMLQSAAIQLHLSDTPPEGLASTRLAELGDTEVVVRLLPQRWAMSLYLRLSDENGDMQWVEVGPLHAFEPLPASLLLLLLMMLLGVLAVIIYLIVRSVEAHMSRLELAATRIAAGRLDTRVKVEGSDFVGRLGMALNGMAAQVQSLLRAQQDMIRAVSHELRTPVARIRFAVQMVEDMTDDPAVRRQLQGVDTDIAELDDLVDEILTYARLGSEAANGAELKTTPVECRVMAERVIEALRPLHGQLVITLTPGDEVEAAVEPRYLQRALQNLVANACRHAQSRVMIRVHGEPRLVRIDVEDDGPGVPAAARSEIFKPFARLDDSRARRSGGYGLGLSIVQKVMAWHGGSVMVDASPTLGGARFTLLLPQRDPHPDA; encoded by the coding sequence ATGCCTTCCCGCCTTCTGCCAAGGGCCCTGGCCGACAGCACCTTCCTGCGGGTCTATGTCCTCATGGCACTGGCGCTGGTGATGATCTTCGCCCTGGCGCTGCTGGCCATCACCGTGGTCGACAAGGTGCGCCGCCAGCACTACCAGGAGCAGCTGGCCGACGCGCCGATGACGCTGTTCACCGCCCAGCTGTCGGCCCTGCCTTCCGAAGAGCGAGGGGCCTGGCTGGTGCGCCTCGGCGAGCGGCTCGAGATCTCCATGACCCTCCACGACCTGGGCGACGTTCCCGTCGGCTACTTCGCGGGAGCGCGCCTCGAGGCCGGCCATACCCTGGCGCACCAGACGGAGGCCCAGGGCTGGCTGCTGCAACGCAAGCTGCCCGGGGAGCCCCGCCTGCTGCGGGTCGAGCTGGCCAGCCTGACCGAGCACCAGCTGGTGGAGCTGGCCGAACTGCTCGGCGACTGGTTGCTGGCCACCGAGCCGGCCCAGCGCCGGGACAAGCTCGCGATGCTGCAGAGCGCGGCGATCCAGCTGCATCTCTCCGATACCCCGCCCGAGGGCCTCGCGTCTACCCGGCTCGCCGAGCTGGGGGATACCGAGGTGGTGGTGCGCTTGCTGCCGCAGCGCTGGGCGATGTCGCTGTACCTGCGCCTGTCGGACGAGAACGGCGACATGCAGTGGGTGGAGGTGGGCCCCCTCCATGCCTTCGAGCCGCTGCCCGCCTCGCTGCTGCTGCTGCTGTTGATGATGCTGCTCGGCGTGCTGGCGGTGATCATCTACCTGATCGTGCGCAGCGTCGAGGCGCACATGTCACGGCTCGAGCTCGCCGCCACGCGGATCGCCGCGGGTCGCCTGGATACCCGGGTCAAGGTCGAGGGCAGCGACTTCGTGGGACGCCTGGGCATGGCCCTCAACGGCATGGCGGCCCAGGTGCAGTCGCTGCTGCGTGCCCAGCAGGACATGATCCGGGCGGTCTCCCACGAGCTGCGCACGCCGGTGGCGCGCATCCGCTTCGCGGTGCAGATGGTCGAGGACATGACCGACGACCCGGCGGTGCGCCGCCAGCTGCAGGGGGTGGATACCGATATCGCCGAGCTGGACGACCTGGTCGACGAGATCCTCACCTATGCGCGCCTCGGCAGCGAGGCGGCCAACGGGGCCGAGCTGAAGACCACACCGGTGGAGTGTCGGGTGATGGCGGAACGGGTCATCGAGGCGTTGCGTCCGCTGCATGGCCAGCTGGTCATCACCCTGACCCCGGGAGACGAGGTGGAGGCCGCGGTGGAGCCCCGCTACCTGCAGCGGGCCCTGCAGAACCTGGTGGCCAATGCCTGCCGCCATGCCCAGTCCCGGGTGATGATCCGGGTCCACGGCGAGCCGCGGCTGGTGCGGATCGACGTGGAGGATGACGGCCCCGGCGTGCCGGCGGCGGCGCGCAGCGAGATCTTCAAGCCCTTCGCCCGGCTCGACGACAGCCGCGCCCGGCGCTCCGGCGGCTATGGCCTGGGGCTGTCCATCGTGCAGAAGGTCATGGCCTGGCATGGCGGCAGCGTCATGGTGGATGCCAGCCCCACGCTTGGCGGCGCTCGCTTCACGCTGCTGCTGCCCCAGCGCGATCCCCACCCGGACGCCTGA
- a CDS encoding glutaredoxin, which yields MSTITSTPSSRHETARVYRMKTDEHLCPFGLKTVDLLKRKGYRVDDHTLDSREAIEDFKKEAGVDTTPQVYIGEERVGGYEEVREYLGMSVPGESDTTYQPVIAIFVTALLIGLAVSWTASDTLVSLRMLEYAVATAMTLLGLQKLQDIESFSTMFLNYDLLAQRHVPYGYVYPFAETLAGILMLAGALIWLAAPLALFIGTVGAISVFKAVYIDKRELKCACVGGNSNVPLGFVSLTENLIMLAMGLWMPLKLLIL from the coding sequence ATGAGTACCATCACTTCAACACCGTCCTCACGGCATGAGACGGCCCGCGTGTACCGCATGAAGACGGACGAGCATCTCTGCCCGTTCGGCCTGAAGACCGTGGACCTGCTCAAGCGCAAGGGCTACCGGGTAGACGATCACACGCTCGACTCCCGCGAGGCCATCGAGGACTTCAAGAAAGAAGCCGGTGTCGACACCACCCCTCAGGTCTACATCGGTGAAGAGCGCGTGGGGGGCTATGAGGAGGTTCGCGAGTACCTGGGGATGAGCGTGCCCGGCGAGAGCGACACGACCTATCAGCCGGTCATCGCCATCTTCGTGACCGCCTTGCTGATCGGGCTGGCGGTGAGCTGGACGGCCAGTGATACCCTCGTGTCATTGCGTATGCTGGAGTATGCGGTTGCCACCGCCATGACCCTGCTGGGGCTTCAGAAGCTGCAGGACATCGAAAGCTTCAGCACCATGTTCCTCAACTATGACCTGCTCGCCCAGCGCCATGTCCCCTATGGCTACGTCTACCCCTTCGCCGAGACCCTGGCCGGCATCCTGATGCTGGCAGGCGCCTTGATCTGGCTCGCCGCTCCCTTGGCACTATTCATCGGCACGGTGGGCGCCATATCGGTCTTCAAGGCCGTGTATATCGACAAGCGCGAACTGAAGTGTGCCTGTGTGGGAGGCAACAGCAACGTTCCCCTGGGGTTCGTGTCCTTGACCGAAAACCTGATCATGCTGGCCATGGGGCTCTGGATGCCGTTGAAACTGCTGATCCTCTGA
- a CDS encoding winged helix-turn-helix domain-containing protein: protein MDDSVDPHEQDHVLIIEDDERLAELTRDYLEANGFRVTLEADGAHGVERILTLQPDLVILDLMLPGEDGLSICRRVRSDYPGPILMLTARTDDMDQVLGLEMGADDYVPKPVQPRVLLARMRALLRRREPSAASEESRLSFGELEIDNSTREAFLAGERIDLTSAEFDLLWLLACNAGRVLTREEIFSQLRGIRYDGQDRSIDVRVSRIRPKIGDDPNQPQRIKTVRSKGYLFVKDI from the coding sequence ATGGACGACAGCGTTGACCCCCACGAGCAGGATCATGTGCTGATCATCGAGGACGATGAGCGGCTGGCCGAGCTGACCCGCGACTACCTGGAGGCCAATGGCTTCCGGGTGACCCTGGAAGCCGATGGCGCCCATGGCGTCGAGCGGATCCTCACCCTGCAGCCGGACCTGGTGATCCTGGACCTGATGCTGCCCGGCGAGGACGGCCTGTCGATCTGCCGCCGGGTGCGCTCGGACTACCCCGGTCCGATCCTGATGCTGACCGCCCGCACCGATGACATGGATCAGGTGCTGGGCCTCGAGATGGGCGCCGACGACTATGTGCCCAAACCGGTCCAGCCGCGGGTGCTGCTGGCGCGCATGCGCGCCCTGTTGCGCCGCCGCGAGCCGAGTGCCGCGAGCGAGGAGTCGCGTCTGAGCTTCGGCGAGCTGGAGATCGACAACTCGACCCGCGAGGCCTTCCTGGCCGGCGAGCGCATCGACCTGACCAGTGCCGAGTTCGACCTGCTGTGGCTGCTGGCCTGCAACGCCGGCCGGGTGCTGACCCGCGAGGAGATCTTCTCTCAGCTGCGCGGCATCAGGTACGACGGCCAGGACCGCTCCATCGACGTCCGCGTCTCGCGCATCCGTCCCAAGATCGGTGACGATCCCAACCAGCCGCAGCGGATCAAGACGGTGCGCAGCAAGGGCTATCTGTTCGTCAAGGACATCTGA